Proteins encoded together in one Vigna angularis cultivar LongXiaoDou No.4 chromosome 5, ASM1680809v1, whole genome shotgun sequence window:
- the LOC108340031 gene encoding kinesin-like protein KIN-14M isoform X1, which translates to MVKVSVFTVPQSFDRSFGNSLVVVRYVLFLFYFFPPFIGFIILLSLFGFGVLSWRNLVNRVKLLIRGRRCVLSHPDVVALEEWISIKGFFTKESFIPKFHIPCDEEIHFANELIDIHFQSALDDQLKICQSKIHADQDERIKVLQEKLSAAEEKLQVSEISANETRTEFEGQQKLVHELQRRLEDAEYKVTIGEKLRKELHNTILELKGNIRVFCRVRPLLPDEACSTEGKVISYPTSMEASGRGIELTQSGGTAIG; encoded by the exons ATGGTCAAAGTGAGCGTTTTCACCGTTCCACAGTCGTTTGACCGTTCTTTTGGGAACTCTTTAGTTGTTGTTCGGTATGTGTTATTTTTGTTCTACTTTTTTCCACCATTTattggttttattattttattatcctTGTTTGGTTTTGGTGTATTGTCATGGAGGAACTTGGTGAACAGAGTAAAGCTTCTCATACGAGGAAGAAG gtgTGTTCTTAGTCACCCTGATGTTGTTGCCCTTGAAGAATGGATTAGCATAAAAGGTTTTTTCACTAAGGAAAGCTTTATCCCAAAATTTCATATTCCATGTGATGAAGAAATTCATTTTGCAAATGAGCTAATAGACATTCACTTCCAGTCAGCTTTGGATGATCAGTTGAAAATATGCCAGTCTAAAATCCATGCAGACCAAG ATGAGCGGATAAAGGTGTTGCAAGAGAAGCTCTCCGCTGCAGAGGAGAAACTGCAG GTTTCTGAAATATCTGCAAATGAGACAAGAACAGAATTTGAAGGTCAACAAAAGCTTGTACATGAGTTGCAAAGGCGTTTGGAAGATGCAGAATATAAAGTTACAATAGGGGAGAAACTGAGGAAAGAATTGCACAATACGATTTTG GAACTAAAAGGGAACATCCGTGTGTTCTGTAGAGTACGACCTTTGTTACCTGATGAGGCTTGTAGCACAGAAGGAAAGGTTATATCTTATCCCACATCGATGGAAGCATCTGGACGGGGCATCGAATTGACACAAAGTG GAGGAACTGCAATAGGTTAG
- the LOC108340031 gene encoding kinesin-like protein KIN-14D isoform X2 — translation MVKVSVFTVPQSFDRSFGNSLVVVRNLVNRVKLLIRGRRCVLSHPDVVALEEWISIKGFFTKESFIPKFHIPCDEEIHFANELIDIHFQSALDDQLKICQSKIHADQDERIKVLQEKLSAAEEKLQVSEISANETRTEFEGQQKLVHELQRRLEDAEYKVTIGEKLRKELHNTILELKGNIRVFCRVRPLLPDEACSTEGKVISYPTSMEASGRGIELTQSGGTAIG, via the exons ATGGTCAAAGTGAGCGTTTTCACCGTTCCACAGTCGTTTGACCGTTCTTTTGGGAACTCTTTAGTTGTTGTTCG GAACTTGGTGAACAGAGTAAAGCTTCTCATACGAGGAAGAAG gtgTGTTCTTAGTCACCCTGATGTTGTTGCCCTTGAAGAATGGATTAGCATAAAAGGTTTTTTCACTAAGGAAAGCTTTATCCCAAAATTTCATATTCCATGTGATGAAGAAATTCATTTTGCAAATGAGCTAATAGACATTCACTTCCAGTCAGCTTTGGATGATCAGTTGAAAATATGCCAGTCTAAAATCCATGCAGACCAAG ATGAGCGGATAAAGGTGTTGCAAGAGAAGCTCTCCGCTGCAGAGGAGAAACTGCAG GTTTCTGAAATATCTGCAAATGAGACAAGAACAGAATTTGAAGGTCAACAAAAGCTTGTACATGAGTTGCAAAGGCGTTTGGAAGATGCAGAATATAAAGTTACAATAGGGGAGAAACTGAGGAAAGAATTGCACAATACGATTTTG GAACTAAAAGGGAACATCCGTGTGTTCTGTAGAGTACGACCTTTGTTACCTGATGAGGCTTGTAGCACAGAAGGAAAGGTTATATCTTATCCCACATCGATGGAAGCATCTGGACGGGGCATCGAATTGACACAAAGTG GAGGAACTGCAATAGGTTAG
- the LOC108340031 gene encoding kinesin-like protein KIN-14D isoform X3: MVKVSVFTVPQSFDRSFGNSLVVVRVKLLIRGRRCVLSHPDVVALEEWISIKGFFTKESFIPKFHIPCDEEIHFANELIDIHFQSALDDQLKICQSKIHADQDERIKVLQEKLSAAEEKLQVSEISANETRTEFEGQQKLVHELQRRLEDAEYKVTIGEKLRKELHNTILELKGNIRVFCRVRPLLPDEACSTEGKVISYPTSMEASGRGIELTQSGGTAIG, translated from the exons ATGGTCAAAGTGAGCGTTTTCACCGTTCCACAGTCGTTTGACCGTTCTTTTGGGAACTCTTTAGTTGTTGTTCG AGTAAAGCTTCTCATACGAGGAAGAAG gtgTGTTCTTAGTCACCCTGATGTTGTTGCCCTTGAAGAATGGATTAGCATAAAAGGTTTTTTCACTAAGGAAAGCTTTATCCCAAAATTTCATATTCCATGTGATGAAGAAATTCATTTTGCAAATGAGCTAATAGACATTCACTTCCAGTCAGCTTTGGATGATCAGTTGAAAATATGCCAGTCTAAAATCCATGCAGACCAAG ATGAGCGGATAAAGGTGTTGCAAGAGAAGCTCTCCGCTGCAGAGGAGAAACTGCAG GTTTCTGAAATATCTGCAAATGAGACAAGAACAGAATTTGAAGGTCAACAAAAGCTTGTACATGAGTTGCAAAGGCGTTTGGAAGATGCAGAATATAAAGTTACAATAGGGGAGAAACTGAGGAAAGAATTGCACAATACGATTTTG GAACTAAAAGGGAACATCCGTGTGTTCTGTAGAGTACGACCTTTGTTACCTGATGAGGCTTGTAGCACAGAAGGAAAGGTTATATCTTATCCCACATCGATGGAAGCATCTGGACGGGGCATCGAATTGACACAAAGTG GAGGAACTGCAATAGGTTAG
- the LOC108340031 gene encoding kinesin-like protein KIN-14D isoform X4 encodes MEELGEQSKASHTRKKSALDDQLKICQSKIHADQDERIKVLQEKLSAAEEKLQVSEISANETRTEFEGQQKLVHELQRRLEDAEYKVTIGEKLRKELHNTILELKGNIRVFCRVRPLLPDEACSTEGKVISYPTSMEASGRGIELTQSGGTAIG; translated from the exons ATGGAGGAACTTGGTGAACAGAGTAAAGCTTCTCATACGAGGAAGAAG TCAGCTTTGGATGATCAGTTGAAAATATGCCAGTCTAAAATCCATGCAGACCAAG ATGAGCGGATAAAGGTGTTGCAAGAGAAGCTCTCCGCTGCAGAGGAGAAACTGCAG GTTTCTGAAATATCTGCAAATGAGACAAGAACAGAATTTGAAGGTCAACAAAAGCTTGTACATGAGTTGCAAAGGCGTTTGGAAGATGCAGAATATAAAGTTACAATAGGGGAGAAACTGAGGAAAGAATTGCACAATACGATTTTG GAACTAAAAGGGAACATCCGTGTGTTCTGTAGAGTACGACCTTTGTTACCTGATGAGGCTTGTAGCACAGAAGGAAAGGTTATATCTTATCCCACATCGATGGAAGCATCTGGACGGGGCATCGAATTGACACAAAGTG GAGGAACTGCAATAGGTTAG